Proteins from a genomic interval of Helicobacter pylori Shi112:
- the ppa gene encoding inorganic diphosphatase — translation MNLEKLEISHDANALCVVIEISKHSNIKYELDKESGALMVDRVLYGAQNYPANYGFVPNTLGSDGDPVDALVLSDVAFQAGSVVKARLVGVLNMEDESGMDEKLLALPIDKIDPTHSYVKDINDLSKHTLDKIKHFFETYKDLEPNKWVKVKGFENKESAIKVLEKAIKAYQG, via the coding sequence ATGAATTTAGAAAAACTAGAAATTAGCCATGACGCTAACGCTTTGTGCGTGGTGATTGAAATATCCAAGCATTCTAATATCAAGTATGAATTGGATAAAGAAAGCGGGGCTTTAATGGTGGATAGGGTGCTTTATGGGGCGCAAAATTACCCCGCAAATTATGGCTTTGTGCCTAACACTCTAGGATCTGATGGCGACCCTGTAGATGCGCTTGTTTTAAGCGATGTGGCTTTTCAAGCCGGGAGCGTGGTGAAAGCGCGCTTGGTTGGGGTTTTGAACATGGAAGATGAAAGCGGGATGGATGAAAAATTGCTCGCTCTACCCATAGATAAGATTGATCCCACGCATTCCTATGTCAAAGATATTAATGATTTATCCAAACACACTTTAGATAAAATCAAGCATTTTTTTGAAACTTACAAGGATTTAGAGCCTAATAAATGGGTGAAAGTCAAGGGGTTTGAAAACAAAGAGAGCGCGATTAAGGTTTTAGAGAAAGCGATAAAAGCCTATCAAGGCTAA
- a CDS encoding glycosyltransferase family 25 protein — MKLPPPPPNSTQDTQQDLVIETQQNPKEPFDPCKIAPQKISFNQVVFKKIKRKLNHFIGNILARTEVYKKLVAKYDDLTGKYDDLTGKYDDLTGKYDDLTGKYDDLTGKYDDLTGKYDDLTGKYDDLTGKYESLLAKEANIKETFWERRADSEKEAFFLEHFYLTSVYVSTTAGYYLTPKGAKTFIEATERFKIIEPVDMFINNPTYHDIANFTYVPCPVSLNKHAFNSTIQNAKKPDISLKPPKKSYFDNLFYDQLNTKKCLRAFHKYSKQYDHLKTPKGV; from the coding sequence ATGAAGTTACCCCCCCCCCCCCCCAATTCCACACAAGATACGCAACAAGATTTGGTTATTGAAACGCAACAAAACCCCAAAGAACCATTTGATCCTTGCAAAATAGCGCCCCAAAAAATCTCTTTTAATCAAGTGGTTTTTAAAAAAATTAAAAGGAAACTCAACCATTTCATTGGAAATATTTTAGCTCGGACAGAAGTGTATAAGAAACTCGTGGCAAAATACGATGATCTCACAGGAAAATACGATGATCTCACAGGAAAATACGATGATCTCACAGGAAAATACGATGATCTCACAGGAAAATACGATGATCTCACAGGAAAATACGATGATCTCACAGGAAAATACGATGATCTCACAGGAAAATACGATGATCTCACAGGAAAATACGAATCCTTATTGGCAAAAGAGGCAAACATTAAAGAGACCTTTTGGGAAAGGCGTGCTGATAGTGAAAAAGAAGCCTTTTTTTTAGAGCATTTTTACCTCACTAGCGTGTATGTTTCTACTACAGCCGGCTACTACCTCACGCCTAAGGGCGCTAAAACTTTTATAGAAGCCACGGAGCGTTTTAAAATCATAGAGCCGGTGGATATGTTCATAAACAACCCCACTTACCATGATATTGCTAATTTTACCTATGTGCCTTGCCCTGTTTCTTTGAATAAGCATGCTTTCAATAGCACCATTCAAAATGCGAAAAAGCCTGATATTTCATTAAAGCCCCCTAAAAAGTCTTATTTTGATAATCTTTTTTATGATCAATTAAACACCAAAAAGTGCTTGAGAGCCTTTCACAAATACAGCAAACAATACGATCATTTAAAAACCCCTAAAGGGGTTTAA
- a CDS encoding glycosyltransferase family 25 protein encodes MIQVYIISLKESQRRLDTEKLVSESNEKFKGRCVFQIFDAISPKHEDFEKFVQELYDAQSMLKSDWFHSDYCYQELLPQEFGCYLSHYLLWKECVKTNQPVAILEDDVALEPNFMQALEDCLKSPFDFVRLYGHYWGGHKTNLCALPIYTEAEEIDYTEIEETIENHEVTPPPPQFHTRYATRFGY; translated from the coding sequence TTGATACAAGTTTATATCATTTCTTTAAAAGAAAGTCAAAGGCGTTTGGATACTGAAAAACTCGTTTCAGAATCCAATGAAAAATTTAAAGGGCGTTGTGTTTTTCAAATCTTTGACGCTATTAGCCCCAAACACGAAGATTTTGAAAAATTCGTTCAAGAACTTTATGATGCGCAAAGCATGTTAAAATCCGATTGGTTCCATTCTGATTATTGTTATCAAGAGTTATTGCCCCAAGAATTTGGGTGCTATTTAAGCCATTATCTTTTATGGAAAGAATGCGTTAAAACAAACCAACCGGTCGCCATTTTAGAAGATGATGTAGCGCTAGAGCCTAACTTCATGCAAGCCTTAGAAGATTGCCTGAAAAGCCCTTTTGATTTTGTGAGACTCTATGGGCATTATTGGGGAGGCCATAAAACCAATTTGTGCGCTCTCCCTATCTATACAGAGGCTGAAGAGATTGATTATACAGAGATTGAAGAGACTATTGAAAACCATGAAGTTACCCCCCCCCCCCCCCAATTCCACACAAGATACGCAACAAGATTTGGTTATTGA
- a CDS encoding glycosyltransferase family 25 protein, translating to MICVYIISLKESQRRLDTEKLVSESNEKFKGRCVFQIFDAISPKHEDFEKFVQELYDAQSMLKSDWFHSYVGDGLTLPELGCYLSHYLLWKECVKTNQPVVILEDDVALESNFMQALEDCLKSPFDFVRLYGCYWYYHETKFHVLPKEFVFPPFDYPFKNNPILEKFKKFFDVSRFLNLSTHKVIHYILKKIQKSYYSTHEKEAFFLEHFYLTSVYVASTAGYHLTPKGAKTFIEATERFKIIEPVDMFMDNSAYHDIANFTYVPCPVSLSEHSLDSTIQKPQKKSLKSYPLPPKKSTFRELFFYSLNAKKRLKAFHKYNKQYDHLKTPKEV from the coding sequence GTGATTTGTGTCTATATCATTTCTTTAAAAGAAAGTCAAAGGCGTTTGGATACTGAAAAACTCGTTTCAGAATCCAATGAAAAATTTAAAGGGCGTTGTGTTTTTCAAATCTTTGACGCTATTAGCCCCAAACACGAAGATTTTGAAAAATTCGTTCAAGAACTTTATGATGCGCAAAGCATGTTAAAATCCGATTGGTTCCATTCTTATGTTGGCGATGGTTTGACTTTGCCTGAATTAGGGTGCTATTTAAGCCATTATCTTTTATGGAAAGAATGCGTTAAAACAAACCAACCGGTCGTCATTTTAGAAGATGATGTAGCGCTAGAATCTAACTTTATGCAAGCCTTAGAAGATTGCTTGAAAAGCCCTTTTGATTTTGTGAGACTTTATGGGTGCTATTGGTATTACCACGAGACAAAATTCCATGTTTTACCCAAAGAATTTGTATTTCCTCCCTTTGATTATCCTTTTAAAAATAACCCTATTTTAGAAAAATTTAAAAAATTTTTTGATGTTTCTAGATTTTTAAATCTTTCTACCCATAAAGTCATCCACTATATTCTCAAAAAAATACAAAAAAGCTATTACTCAACGCATGAAAAAGAAGCCTTTTTTTTAGAGCATTTTTACCTTACCAGCGTGTATGTGGCTTCTACAGCCGGTTATCACTTAACCCCTAAGGGTGCTAAAACTTTTATAGAAGCCACGGAGCGTTTTAAAATCATAGAGCCGGTGGATATGTTTATGGACAATTCCGCTTACCATGATATTGCTAATTTTACCTATGTGCCTTGCCCTGTTTCTTTAAGTGAGCATTCTTTAGACAGCACGATTCAAAAGCCCCAAAAAAAGAGCTTGAAATCCTACCCGCTTCCGCCTAAAAAATCAACTTTTAGGGAGCTTTTCTTTTATAGTCTCAATGCTAAAAAGCGTTTAAAAGCCTTTCACAAATACAACAAGCAATACGATCATTTAAAAACCCCTAAAGAGGTTTAA
- a CDS encoding adenylate kinase — protein MKQLFLIIGAPGSGKTTDAELITKNNSEKIAHFSTGDLLRAESAKKTERGLLIEKFTSQGELVPLEIVVETILSAIKSSSKGIILIDGYPRSVEQMQALNKELSAQNEVVLKSVIEVEVSENTAKERVLGRSRGADDNEVVFHNRMRVFLDPLGEIQNFYKNKKVYKAINGERSIEEIVHEMQEYILSFGN, from the coding sequence ATGAAACAACTATTTTTGATTATTGGAGCCCCAGGGAGTGGTAAAACCACCGATGCAGAGCTTATCACTAAGAATAACAGCGAAAAAATCGCTCATTTTTCTACCGGGGATTTACTAAGGGCTGAGAGCGCTAAAAAGACCGAGCGAGGCTTATTGATTGAGAAATTCACTTCTCAAGGCGAATTAGTGCCTTTAGAAATTGTGGTAGAAACGATCCTTTCAGCGATTAAAAGCTCTAGTAAGGGGATCATTTTAATTGATGGCTATCCTAGGAGCGTGGAACAAATGCAGGCTTTAAATAAGGAATTGAGCGCTCAAAACGAAGTGGTTTTAAAAAGCGTGATTGAAGTGGAAGTGAGTGAAAACACCGCTAAAGAAAGGGTTTTAGGGCGCTCTAGGGGGGCTGATGATAATGAGGTGGTGTTTCATAACCGCATGCGGGTGTTTTTGGATCCGTTGGGTGAGATCCAAAATTTTTACAAGAATAAGAAGGTGTATAAAGCGATCAATGGTGAAAGAAGCATTGAAGAAATCGTGCATGAAATGCAAGAGTATATTTTGTCTTTTGGGAATTAA
- the aspS gene encoding aspartate--tRNA ligase, with the protein MRSHFCAEISEKDVGKTIKVAGWCNTYRDHGGVVFIDLRDKSGLVQLVCDPSSKAYEKALEVRSEFVLVAKGKTRLRGPGLENPKLKTGKIEIVLEELVIENKSATPPIEIGNKNVNEDLRLKYRYLDLRSLNAYEIFKLRSEVALIARNALAQKGFLEIETPILSKTTPEGARDYLVPSRVHEGEFFALPQSPQLFKQLLMVGGMDRYFQIARCFRDEDLRADRQPEFTQIDAEMSFCSENDVMGVVEDLLQEIFKAIGHNISKPFKRMPYKEAMENYGSDKPDLRFGLPLIEVGDCFMDSSNAIFSNIAQDPKNKRIKALNVKGADAIFSRSVLKELEEFVRQFGAQGLAYLQIKEDGVKGPLVKFLSEKGLKNILEKTGAKTGDIVFFGAGDKKIVLDYMGRLRLKVAETLDLIDKDALNFLWVVNFPMFEKTENGYHAAHHPFTMPKNIECKDLEEIEAHAYDVVLNGVELGGGSIRIHKEEMQKKVFEKINIHEEEAQKKFGFLLEALKFGAPPHGGFAIGFDRLIMLMTKSSSIRDVIAFPKTQKASCLLTDAPSPINEEQLRELHIRLRK; encoded by the coding sequence ATGCGAAGTCATTTCTGTGCAGAAATTAGTGAAAAAGATGTGGGTAAAACCATCAAAGTGGCCGGGTGGTGTAACACTTATAGAGACCATGGAGGCGTGGTTTTTATTGATTTAAGGGATAAAAGCGGTTTAGTGCAACTAGTTTGTGATCCTAGCTCTAAGGCTTATGAAAAGGCTTTAGAAGTTAGGAGTGAATTTGTGCTAGTGGCTAAAGGAAAAACGCGTTTAAGAGGGCCCGGGTTAGAAAACCCTAAACTAAAGACCGGTAAAATTGAAATTGTTTTAGAAGAGTTAGTCATTGAAAATAAAAGCGCTACCCCACCGATTGAAATTGGCAATAAAAATGTGAATGAAGATTTGCGCTTGAAATACCGCTATTTGGATTTGCGCTCTTTGAACGCTTATGAAATCTTTAAATTGCGCAGCGAAGTGGCTCTAATCGCTCGTAACGCTTTAGCCCAAAAGGGCTTTTTAGAGATTGAAACCCCCATTTTGTCTAAAACCACGCCTGAGGGGGCTAGGGATTATTTAGTGCCAAGCAGGGTGCATGAGGGCGAATTTTTCGCGCTCCCTCAAAGCCCGCAATTGTTCAAACAGCTTTTAATGGTGGGGGGAATGGACAGGTATTTTCAAATCGCTCGTTGCTTTAGAGATGAAGATTTGAGAGCGGACAGGCAGCCAGAATTCACGCAAATTGATGCGGAAATGAGTTTTTGTAGTGAAAATGATGTGATGGGCGTGGTGGAAGATTTGTTGCAAGAGATTTTTAAAGCGATTGGGCATAATATTTCTAAACCTTTTAAACGCATGCCTTATAAGGAAGCGATGGAAAATTACGGGAGCGATAAGCCGGATTTACGCTTTGGATTGCCTTTAATAGAAGTGGGGGATTGTTTTATGGACAGCTCAAACGCTATTTTTTCTAATATCGCGCAAGATCCTAAAAACAAACGCATTAAAGCTTTGAATGTTAAGGGGGCTGATGCGATTTTTAGCCGCAGCGTTTTAAAAGAATTAGAAGAATTTGTGCGCCAATTTGGGGCTCAAGGCTTAGCGTATTTGCAAATTAAAGAAGATGGGGTTAAAGGGCCTTTAGTTAAATTTTTAAGCGAAAAGGGGCTTAAGAATATTTTAGAAAAAACTGGTGCAAAAACCGGGGATATTGTCTTTTTTGGAGCCGGGGATAAAAAAATCGTGTTAGATTACATGGGGCGTTTGCGCTTGAAGGTGGCGGAAACGCTTGACTTGATTGATAAAGACGCTTTAAATTTCTTATGGGTAGTCAATTTCCCCATGTTTGAAAAAACCGAAAACGGCTATCATGCCGCGCACCACCCTTTTACGATGCCTAAAAATATAGAATGCAAAGATTTAGAAGAGATTGAAGCGCATGCGTATGATGTGGTGCTTAATGGCGTGGAGCTTGGTGGGGGGAGCATAAGGATTCATAAAGAAGAAATGCAAAAAAAAGTCTTTGAAAAAATCAATATCCACGAAGAGGAAGCGCAAAAGAAATTTGGCTTTTTACTAGAGGCGCTAAAGTTTGGCGCTCCTCCTCATGGGGGCTTTGCGATAGGCTTTGATCGCTTGATCATGCTAATGACCAAATCCAGTAGCATTAGAGATGTGATCGCTTTCCCTAAAACGCAAAAAGCTTCATGTTTATTGACTGACGCTCCTAGCCCCATTAACGAAGAGCAACTAAGAGAATTACACATTCGCTTAAGAAAATAA
- a CDS encoding chemotaxis protein produces the protein MVRGIDKTTSLHLNNEAQFLCFRLDGEKDAQLYGLNIFKIREIIHYDGEVTEILGGSDGVMLGFLSIRGESIPLVDVKRWLHYNASDTSRNLKECSVKDEHNLVIVCHFSNHSIALKVLKIERIIHKNWTEISTGDKQGINEEGKLSAITRFDEERVVQILDVEKMISDVFPSLKDLDDLTLRCIEAIQSQKLILIAEDSLSALKTLEKIVQTLELRYLAFPNGKELLDYLYEKEHYQQVGVVITDLEMPVISGFEVLKTIKADSRTEHLPVIINSSMSSDSNRQLAQSLEADGFVVKSNILEIHEMLKKTLS, from the coding sequence GTGGTAAGAGGCATTGACAAAACGACTTCGTTGCACTTAAACAACGAAGCGCAATTTTTGTGTTTTAGATTGGATGGAGAAAAAGACGCCCAACTTTATGGCTTAAACATTTTTAAGATCCGAGAAATTATCCATTATGATGGGGAGGTTACAGAGATTCTTGGGGGGAGCGATGGCGTGATGCTTGGATTTCTTAGTATTAGGGGCGAGTCTATCCCTTTAGTGGATGTGAAAAGGTGGTTGCATTATAACGCTAGTGATACAAGTCGCAATTTAAAAGAATGCAGCGTTAAAGATGAGCATAATTTGGTGATTGTGTGCCATTTTTCTAACCATTCCATCGCTCTAAAGGTTTTAAAAATTGAAAGGATCATTCATAAAAATTGGACTGAGATTAGCACCGGGGACAAACAAGGCATTAATGAAGAGGGTAAGCTTAGCGCTATCACTCGTTTTGATGAAGAACGAGTGGTGCAGATCTTAGATGTGGAAAAGATGATTAGCGATGTTTTCCCTAGCTTGAAAGATTTAGACGATTTGACTTTGCGTTGCATAGAAGCCATTCAAAGCCAAAAACTCATTTTAATCGCTGAAGACTCCTTGAGCGCTCTTAAAACCCTAGAAAAAATCGTTCAAACCTTAGAATTGCGTTATTTAGCCTTTCCAAACGGAAAAGAATTGTTGGATTATTTGTATGAAAAAGAACATTACCAACAAGTCGGCGTGGTCATTACGGATTTAGAAATGCCTGTTATTTCAGGGTTTGAAGTGCTAAAAACCATTAAAGCTGATAGCAGGACTGAGCATCTTCCTGTGATTATCAATTCGTCCATGAGCAGCGATTCTAACCGCCAATTAGCCCAATCTTTAGAAGCGGATGGTTTTGTGGTAAAATCTAACATTCTTGAAATCCATGAAATGCTTAAAAAAACGCTTTCATAA